The DNA region ACCTTCAATTCTTATTGAATCGTTGGTATTTTTAGTTGTATAAGATTTTGTATTATTTCTCTTAGATTTGAATTTAGGATATTTTGCTCTTTTTTGAAAAAAGTTTTTAAAAGCAGTATCTAAATTTCTAAGAGACGATTGAAGCGAAACGCTATCTACTTCTTTAAGCCAAGGTAGTTCTTTTTTTAGAGCTGTCAATTCTTTTGCTTGATTGACATAAGTAGTTGATTTTTTTTCGACTTTATATAATTCGATTTTTTGATTAAGGAAACGATTGTATGTGAATCTTACACAACCAAAGGTCTTTTGTATCAAAAGTAGTTGTTCTTTATTAGGATATATTCTAAACTTAAAAGCTTTATTGATTTTCATAGATTTCCACACCTTCTTTATAATTTAATTGTATCGCATTTAAAGTTAGGTGTACATGTGAATATTTGGTAAAAGATTATTAAAGACTAAAACCATTTCGATTCATCTCCTTTCTAAATAGAGCAGGGAGTTTTCTCGAAATAATTCCATAAATTTTTCTTATAAATACTACTAACCCATAAATAAATTTTATTAGACGTAAGCTCGGATAGGCATTACAATTGTATATGGTAGTTTATTACAAATACAGCTATTAGCTGTTATTTTTGTGTCTGAAAAACCATATTAAATTCAAAAAATATAGGTTGTAGGGGATACATAAAGGTTTAGCGATAAAGGGGAGAATGAAATGAAAAAGAAGCTTTTAGCAGTACTTATGACACTCATGGTAGTGGGAACACTAGTTGGGTGTGGTTCAAATGCAGACATTCAAGAGAAGACAGAAACTGAAAATAAAGATGTAAAAGTAGAAGCAAGTGCAGAAGGGGAAGCGGCAGATACTGAAGAATCAGCTAAAGTAGCTGACTATAAAATCGGTGTAGTAACACCTACACTTTCTGTATCGGAAGATGAATTTAGAGCAGCGGAAAACATGGTAAAGAAATATCCTAATATAGTTAAGCATATAACACTTCCAGAAAATTTTGCAACAGAGATAGAAACTGGGCTTAGCCAAATCGAATCATTGGCAGACGATCCAAAAATGAAGGCCATAACTATTAGTTCTGGTCAATCGGGATTATTACCAGCTTTCCAAAAGATAAAAGAAAAAAGACCGGATATCATAACTATAACAGCTCCTATTTGGGACGACCCTGATATGATGTCTCAATATATTGATGTTTGTTTAGATACTGACTGGGTTAGAAGAGGCGAGAGTATAGCGAGAAAAGCTCATGATATGGGAGCAAAAACGCTTATCCATTATTCATTCCCAACACACATGGCAAAAGAAGTAATAGTAAATCGTCATGACAAAATGAAAGAAACAGCAGAAGCATTGGGAATGACATTTGTAGATGTTACTACTCCAGATCCACAAACTGGAAATGGACCAGCAGCTATGCAGCAGTTTTTAAGAGAAGATATTCCAAGACAAATAGAAAAATACGGAAAAGATACAAATATATTTGGTACAAATTGTGGGATGTACGATGTAATATTAGGTGAAGCACTTAACCTTAAATACTTGATGGCAGAACAGTGTTGTCCTACACCAACTCAAGCATTTCCAACTGTTATGAATCTTGAGATAGCTGCAGAGGATGCAGGTAATTATGCAAAGATAAATGAAATGATTTCTGCAAAAGCAAAAGAAGCAGATATGACAGGTAGACTTTCAGGATGGCCAACACCAGTTACAATTTTCTTACCAGAGTACTCAGTAGAGCTTGCTAAGGTAATGATTGAAAACCCTGAATTTGACTACAAGAATTTAGAATCACTTAATGCACTTGGAGAAGACATGACTGGATTTGGAGTGGATTTCCAAAAGCTTAAGCCAGAGCTTGACAATTACTTTGTAATGATTATGGATTCTATTTTCTACTAAAAAAGTTAACATATTAACCTTTAATATAATTAAAAAAGGCCATGAGCGGATAGTTATGCTTGTGGTCTTTTTGCCATGGAGGAGTATTATGGAAAATCTGATAAGAATAGAGAACTTAACTAAAACATTTGGAAATGTAAAGGCGCTAAACGATGTGAGTATTGATATCAAAAAAGGCGAAATACATGGATTAATAGGTGCAAACGGATCGGGGAAGAGCACGCTTATGAATATACTATTTGGTCATCCAAAGATCGCAGAGACAGGAGGATATAGCGGAAATATATACCTAGATAGTGAAATCATGGATATTAAAAGATGTGAAGAGGCTATGAAACTAGGTCTTGGCATGATTCATCAAGAATTTGCTCTTATGGAAGAGATGAGCGTAGCTGAAAATATAATGATATCAAAAGAGAAGACGAAATTTGGACATTTTCTTAAAAGAGATATACGGTTTATAGATTCAAAGGCAAACAAAGCTGAAGCAAAGAAAATACTTGAAATGCTAGATATAAATTTAAATCCGGGCACGAAGGTAAAGTATCTGTCGACTAGTATGAAGCAATTCGTGGAGATAGCCCGTGAGATTTCACAGCACGAACTCAAGCTATTGGTACTAGATGAGCCGAGTGCTGTACTAAATAGAGAAGATAGTGAGAGGTTACTTGATATAATCAAAAAACTCAATTCACAGGGGGTAACTATCATATTCATATCACATAGACTAGAAGAGATAAAATCCATATCGGATAGAGTAACTATACTTAGAAATGGAAATCATATAGGGACGTATGATAGTGTGGATTTGAGCCTTGAAAAAATGGCAGAAGAAATGATGGGTAGAGAGATAGTCAAAACTCATAAGAGCACGAATTTAGAGGATAGAGAAATCATAATGGAGTTTAAAAATTTTGGAGTATCAATGCCAGGTGAATTAATGAAAGATATGAATCTAAGCGTTAAAAAAGGAGAGATTCTAGGGGTTATAAGTCTATCTGGTCACGGGAAACTAGCCATAGGTCATGGCATTTTTGGAAGATATGAAACTAGTGGAGAGGTTTATTATAAGGGGAGAAAATTAGATTTAAAAAATCCTGCAAAGAGT from Tissierellales bacterium includes:
- a CDS encoding helix-turn-helix domain-containing protein; this translates as MKINKAFKFRIYPNKEQLLLIQKTFGCVRFTYNRFLNQKIELYKVEKKSTTYVNQAKELTALKKELPWLKEVDSVSLQSSLRNLDTAFKNFFQKRAKYPKFKSKRNNTKSYTTKNTNDSIRIEG
- a CDS encoding DUF3798 domain-containing protein, whose product is MKKKLLAVLMTLMVVGTLVGCGSNADIQEKTETENKDVKVEASAEGEAADTEESAKVADYKIGVVTPTLSVSEDEFRAAENMVKKYPNIVKHITLPENFATEIETGLSQIESLADDPKMKAITISSGQSGLLPAFQKIKEKRPDIITITAPIWDDPDMMSQYIDVCLDTDWVRRGESIARKAHDMGAKTLIHYSFPTHMAKEVIVNRHDKMKETAEALGMTFVDVTTPDPQTGNGPAAMQQFLREDIPRQIEKYGKDTNIFGTNCGMYDVILGEALNLKYLMAEQCCPTPTQAFPTVMNLEIAAEDAGNYAKINEMISAKAKEADMTGRLSGWPTPVTIFLPEYSVELAKVMIENPEFDYKNLESLNALGEDMTGFGVDFQKLKPELDNYFVMIMDSIFY
- a CDS encoding sugar ABC transporter ATP-binding protein, translating into MENLIRIENLTKTFGNVKALNDVSIDIKKGEIHGLIGANGSGKSTLMNILFGHPKIAETGGYSGNIYLDSEIMDIKRCEEAMKLGLGMIHQEFALMEEMSVAENIMISKEKTKFGHFLKRDIRFIDSKANKAEAKKILEMLDINLNPGTKVKYLSTSMKQFVEIAREISQHELKLLVLDEPSAVLNREDSERLLDIIKKLNSQGVTIIFISHRLEEIKSISDRVTILRNGNHIGTYDSVDLSLEKMAEEMMGREIVKTHKSTNLEDREIIMEFKNFGVSMPGELMKDMNLSVKKGEILGVISLSGHGKLAIGHGIFGRYETSGEVYYKGRKLDLKNPAKSIEDGLYFLSDDRKNHGLLMDESIKKNINFTAYMAKNKGVMKKSILKTADDDVEVKVALDYLKKFDIKCEDIYQNVSELSGGNQQKVCLARSFYLEPELLIVAEPTRGIDIAAKEKILEFLVEMNESKNSTLIIVSSELTELKRVCDRIAVLSEGRLVDVLDSDEDEKNFGFALSGEWKRGDL